A DNA window from Pyrus communis chromosome 3, drPyrComm1.1, whole genome shotgun sequence contains the following coding sequences:
- the LOC137728021 gene encoding probable mannitol dehydrogenase isoform X1: protein MSTEQEHPKKAFGWAARDSSSFFSPFKFSRRETGDKDVMFKVLYCGICHWDLHMAKNEGGMSNYPLVPGHEIVGVVTEVGSKVQKFNVGDKIGVGCMVGSCKSCESCSDNLENYCPKSILTYGSKYYDGTTIYGGYSDIMVANEHFVVRIPDNLPLDRAAPFLCTGITTYSPLRYFGLDKPGMQVGVVGLGGLGHVAVKFAKAMVVKVTVISTSPNKKDEAIEHLHADSFLVNRNKRSDVGTAATGTLDGIIDTVSALHPLLPLIGLLKSHGKLVMVGAPEKPLELPVFPLLVGRKIVAGSATGGMKETQEMIDFVAQYNITVDTEVILIDYVNIAMERLLKADVRYRFVIDIGNTLKSTM from the exons ATGTCTACAGAACAAGAACACCCCAAGAAAGCCTTTGGTTGGGCCGCCAGAGATTCATCAAGCTTTTTCTCACCCTTCAAATTCTCAAGAA GAGAAACCGGTGACAAAGATGTGATGTTTAAAGTGTTATACTGTGGGATATGCCATTGGGACCTTCACATGGCCAagaatgaagggggaatgtctAACTATCCATTGGTTCCCGG ACATGAGATTGTTGGTGTAGTGACAGAGGTAGGGAGCAAAGTACAAAAATTCAATGTTGGAGACAAGATAGGTGTTGGATGCATGGTGGGATCATGTAAATCTTGTGAAAGTTGTTCTGACAATCTTGAAAATTACTGCCCCAAATCGATACTTACTTATGGTTCCAAGTACTACGATGGAACCACCATATACGGAGGTTACTCTGACATCATGGTGGCCAATGAGCACTTTGTAGTCCGTATCCCAGACAACCTTCCCCTTGATAGAGCGGCTCCTTTCCTATGCACTGGGATTACAACTTACAGCCCTTTGAGATATTTCGGACTTGACAAACCAGGTATGCAAGTGGGTGTGGTGGGTTTAGGTGGTCTAGGCCATGTGGCTGTCAAGTTTGCTAAGGCCATGGTGGTTAAGGTTACTGTCATCAGTACCTCCCCTAATAAGAAGGATGAAGCAATTGAACATCTACACGCTGATTCGTTTTTAGTCAACCGCAATAAAAGATCAGATGTAGGTACG GCTGCCACGGGCACATTGGATGGTATCATTGACACGGTTTCTGCACTTCACCCTCTATTGCCTTTGATTGGTTTGTTGAAGTCTCACGGAAAGCTAGTGATGGTTGGAGCACCAGAGAAGCCTCTTGAGCTTCCTGTTTTTCCTTTGCTCGTGG GAAGGAAGATAGTAGCTGGCAGTGCCACTGGGGGCATGAAGGAGACGCAAGAGATGATTGATTTCGTAGCCCAGTACAACATAACAGTTGATACTGAGGTTATCCTAATCGATTATGTGAACATTGCCATGGAGCGCCTTCTTAAAGCAGATGTTAGATATCGATTTGTCATCGATATTGGAAACACGTTGAAGTCTACCATGTAG
- the LOC137728021 gene encoding probable mannitol dehydrogenase isoform X2 — MSTEQEHPKKAFGWAARDSSSFFSPFKFSRRETGDKDVMFKVLYCGICHWDLHMAKNEGGMSNYPLVPGHEIVGVVTEVGSKVQKFNVGDKIGVGCMVGSCKSCESCSDNLENYCPKSILTYGSKYYDGTTIYGGYSDIMVANEHFVVRIPDNLPLDRAAPFLCTGITTYSPLRYFGLDKPGMQVGVVGLGGLGHVAVKFAKAMVVKVTVISTSPNKKDEAIEHLHADSFLVNRNKRSDAATGTLDGIIDTVSALHPLLPLIGLLKSHGKLVMVGAPEKPLELPVFPLLVGRKIVAGSATGGMKETQEMIDFVAQYNITVDTEVILIDYVNIAMERLLKADVRYRFVIDIGNTLKSTM; from the exons ATGTCTACAGAACAAGAACACCCCAAGAAAGCCTTTGGTTGGGCCGCCAGAGATTCATCAAGCTTTTTCTCACCCTTCAAATTCTCAAGAA GAGAAACCGGTGACAAAGATGTGATGTTTAAAGTGTTATACTGTGGGATATGCCATTGGGACCTTCACATGGCCAagaatgaagggggaatgtctAACTATCCATTGGTTCCCGG ACATGAGATTGTTGGTGTAGTGACAGAGGTAGGGAGCAAAGTACAAAAATTCAATGTTGGAGACAAGATAGGTGTTGGATGCATGGTGGGATCATGTAAATCTTGTGAAAGTTGTTCTGACAATCTTGAAAATTACTGCCCCAAATCGATACTTACTTATGGTTCCAAGTACTACGATGGAACCACCATATACGGAGGTTACTCTGACATCATGGTGGCCAATGAGCACTTTGTAGTCCGTATCCCAGACAACCTTCCCCTTGATAGAGCGGCTCCTTTCCTATGCACTGGGATTACAACTTACAGCCCTTTGAGATATTTCGGACTTGACAAACCAGGTATGCAAGTGGGTGTGGTGGGTTTAGGTGGTCTAGGCCATGTGGCTGTCAAGTTTGCTAAGGCCATGGTGGTTAAGGTTACTGTCATCAGTACCTCCCCTAATAAGAAGGATGAAGCAATTGAACATCTACACGCTGATTCGTTTTTAGTCAACCGCAATAAAAGATCAGAT GCTGCCACGGGCACATTGGATGGTATCATTGACACGGTTTCTGCACTTCACCCTCTATTGCCTTTGATTGGTTTGTTGAAGTCTCACGGAAAGCTAGTGATGGTTGGAGCACCAGAGAAGCCTCTTGAGCTTCCTGTTTTTCCTTTGCTCGTGG GAAGGAAGATAGTAGCTGGCAGTGCCACTGGGGGCATGAAGGAGACGCAAGAGATGATTGATTTCGTAGCCCAGTACAACATAACAGTTGATACTGAGGTTATCCTAATCGATTATGTGAACATTGCCATGGAGCGCCTTCTTAAAGCAGATGTTAGATATCGATTTGTCATCGATATTGGAAACACGTTGAAGTCTACCATGTAG
- the LOC137730322 gene encoding uncharacterized protein yields the protein MAGFVRTRSKRITYPLDDRVKNRLVGGYSSGLRDTSKESEDSGDYDSLSELVHDFLHHDESSAAGFPDNESDSERVESGSNTDAIDSVLRSVAVSGNADSYLKLLRSHVSQAAEAFACLRSNGGPSSESTLRRSVMSFLRGLGHNAAICKTKWTSSGNITAGSYEFIDVVPVPSGSSTWQSRYFVDLDFAAEFEIARPSSQYSRLLQLLPRDFVGSSEDLKRIVRVTSDAAKRSLRSTDLSVPPWRKNRYMQNKWFGPYKRTVNPMTEKAYSRESAIFAPVSAAQCRWVGFDDAVSGSTINGRLYVRT from the coding sequence ATGGCTGGTTTTGTTAGAACGAGATCGAAACGGATCACTTACCCGCTCGATGACCGGGTGAAAAATCGACTAGTAGGCGGATACAGCTCCGGACTTCGTGACACCAGCAAAGAAAGCGAGGACTCCGGCGACTACGACTCCCTCTCCGAGCTCGTCCACGACTTCCTCCACCACGACGAGTCGTCCGCGGCTGGGTTTCCCGACAACGAGTCGGACTCGGAACGAGTCGAATCGGGCTCCAATACGGACGCGATCGACTCCGTCCTCAGATCCGTTGCCGTTTCCGGAAATGCGGATTCGTACCTGAAGCTGCTCCGCTCTCACGTTTCCCAGGCAGCGGAGGCTTTCGCGTGTTTGAGGTCCAACGGCGGCCCAAGCAGCGAGTCCACTCTGCGGCGGAGCGTGATGTCGTTTCTGAGAGGATTGGGACACAATGCGGCGATCTGCAAGACGAAATGGACCTCTTCCGGCAACATCACCGCCGGGAGCTACGAGTTCATAGACGTCGTACCCGTCCCATCCGGCTCCTCCACGTGGCAGAGCAGGTACTTCGTGGACCTCGACTTCGCCGCCGAGTTTGAAATAGCTCGGCCGTCGAGCCAGTACTCGCGGCTGCTGCAGCTTCTGCCGAGGGACTTCGTAGGCAGCTCGGAGGATCTGAAGCGGATCGTGCGGGTCACGAGCGACGCGGCGAAGAGATCGCTGAGGAGTACGGATCTCTCCGTGCCTCCGTGGCGGAAGAATCGTTACATGCAGAACAAGTGGTTCGGTCCGTACAAACGAACCGTGAATCCGATGACGGAGAAAGCCTACTCAAGAGAGTCGGCCATTTTTGCTCCTGTATCTGCAGCCCAATGCCGCTGGGTTGGGTTTGACGACGCCGTTTCCGGCTCTACCATCAACGGCCGTCTCTATGTCCGTACTTAA